Proteins from one Rhinoraja longicauda isolate Sanriku21f chromosome 41, sRhiLon1.1, whole genome shotgun sequence genomic window:
- the tmem160 gene encoding transmembrane protein 160, translated as MASLRALGALGRGLSSHLGRRRVVWCGGRGSSSSSSSSSSSSASGAGAGAGRSGAGALPAVTALDRADAYMLRKAHEAGFLSWFRNGMLATGVGVIAYMQSNVGREAAYGFFVLGGVCICYGSGSYVANLVLLRRMMMLSAPTALLGGLVVGSLAAFWVCALSLYIGRLEVEFIYDEECDDCQPKEDSGKSDK; from the exons ATGGCGTCGCTCCGGGCCCTGGGCGCGCTGGGCCGGGGCTTGTCCTCGCACCTGGGCCGCAGGAGGGTGGTTTGGTGCGGCGGgagaggcagcagcagcagcagcagcagcagcagcagcagcagcgctagtggggccggggccggggccgggcgCTCGGGTGCGGGGGCGCTGCCGGCGGTGACGGCGCTGGACCGGGCGGACGCCTAT ATGCTCAGGAAGGCTCATGAAGCAG GTTTCCTCTCCTGGTTTCGTAACGGCATGCTGGCCACTGGAGTCGGTGTGATCGCCTACATGCAGAGTAACGTAGGGAGAGAAGCAGCTTACG ggtTCTTCGTCCTCGGCGGGGTGTGCATCTGCTACGGCAGCGGCTCCTACGTGGCCAACCTGGTGCTGCTGCGCCGCATGATGATGCtgtccgcccccacggccctgctCGGCGGGCTGGTGGTGGGCTCGCTGGCTGCCTTCTGGGTCTGCGCCCTCTCCCTGTACATCGGCCGGCTGGAGGTGGAGTTCATCTACGACGAGGAGTGTGACGACTGCCAGCCCAAGGAAGACAGCGGCAAGTCGGACAAGTAG